The Arachis hypogaea cultivar Tifrunner chromosome 19, arahy.Tifrunner.gnm2.J5K5, whole genome shotgun sequence genome has a window encoding:
- the LOC112775883 gene encoding uncharacterized protein, producing MAPQPPPPSSSSSSSRICRHQEPHLPDECWELIFKHISDHLDHESLSLVSRQLLFLTNRLRTDLSVLDPVPPLLPALLRRFRNLTTIKITRYFTGDINALLSQIALFDLPSLRSLDLSHQPTFPSHGLRQFSQKFPTLKSLNCSFTPQDLGLIVECFPNLEEIDVSFPPNNSDEITDYSRVMAFASGLKKLRKVNVSGNRKFRNSHIFTLCQNCHFLEELIVLKSTSKLSVIRQMANAIRQRPQLRSLAFSGSHDKISEFIDALVNLKGLTCLELSWSCISDEVLCAVAEEGLPLRKLSLQYSIGYGYHGISRLLRKCNHLQYLDLESTEYLNDQRVGELSLLLGNLNFVKLNRNRELTDLSLFAIMRNCPLITEIRMESTCLGKKKVEENFLVVNYSHVKFLYLANNLTLKFLHYLC from the coding sequence ATGGCTCCACAGCCGCcgccaccatcatcatcatcatcatcatcaagaattTGTAGACACCAAGAGCCACATTTACCAGATGAGTGTTGGGAATTAATTTTCAAACACATCAGCGACCATCTAGATCACGAATCACTCTCCCTCGTCTCACGCCAGCTCCTTTTCCTTACCAACCGCCTCCGCACCGACCTCTCCGTTCTCGACCCTGTCCCCCCTCTCCTTCCCGCCCTCCTCCGCCGTTTTCGCAACCTGACGACCATCAAAATCACGCGCTACTTCACGGGTGACATCAACGCGCTCCTCTCCCAAATCGCTTTGTTCGACCTACCCTCACTCCGTTCCCTCGACCTGTCCCACCAACCCACCTTCCCCTCACATGGGTTGCGACAATTCTCCCAAAAGTTTCCAACTTTGAAGTCACTCAACTGTTCCTTCACGCCTCAGGATTTGGGCTTAATTGTCGAGTGCTTCCCGAACCTCGAAGAAATCGACGTGAGTTTCCCTCCGAATAATTCTGATGAGATAACAGATTATTCCCGTGTAATGGCCTTTGCTTCAGGGCTTAAGAAGCTTAGAAAGGTGAATGTTTCAGGTAACCGTAAATTTCGGAACTCTCACATTTTCACCTTGTGTCAGAATTGTCATTTTTTAGAAGAGCTTATTGTTCTTAAATCAACCAGCAAGCTTAGTGTGATAAGACAGATGGCTAACGCGATCCGTCAGAGACCCCAATTGAGGTCTTTGGCTTTTAGCGGTTCGCATGATAAGATTTCGGAGTTCATTGATGCATTGGTAAATTTGAAGGGTTTGACTTGTCTTGAGTTGTCTTGGTCGTGCATATCTGACGAGGTCTTGTGTGCTGTTGCGGAAGAAGGCCTTCCCTTGAGGAAACTCTCTCTGCAATACAGTATCGGATATGGATACCATGGGATTTCTCGCTTGTTGAGAAAGTGTAACCATTTACAATATTTAGATCTTGAGAGCACAGAATATCTGAATGATCAGCGGGTGGGTGAGTTGTCTTTGCTTCTTGGTAACTTAAACTTTGTGAAACTTAATAGGAATAGAGAGCTTACTGATTTGAGTTTGTTCGCCATAATGCGTAACTGCCCTTTGATAACTGAGATCAGGATGGAAAGTACCTGTCTTGGGAAGAAGAAGGTGGAGGAGAATTTTTTGGTTGTGAATTATTCTCATGTGAAGTTTCTCTATTTGGCTAATAATTTAACTTTGAAGTTCCTACATTATTTGTGTTGA